GAGGAAACGGCAGGATGCGAGATTCGCTCTTCAATGGGAGTTGTACAGCTTGGCGAGCTTCCGAACGGCCTTCCCGTCTATCTGGATAAATTCGCTGCCGCAGCGGACGGCATTGTAGTGATTAACCGCGTGAAGCCGCATACGGCATTTAGAGGCAATGTGGAAAGCGGTATCATGAAGATGATCAGCATCGGTCTTGGCAAGCAAAGAGGCGCGGAGGCGTGCCATCAGCTTGGCTTCAAATACATGGCGGAGAATGTTCCGGCTATGGCAAAGCTTATTATGGAGCAGAAGCCGGTATTGTTTGGCGTAGCGTCCATCGAGAATGCTTTTGATAAAGTCAGGTTCATCGAAACGCTTACGCCGGATGAAATCGTAGAGCGGGAGCCGCAATTCCTCGCCCAAGCGAAAGAGCTGCTGCCGAAGCTGTTCTTCGACCAGCTGGATGTTCTCATTATTGATCAAATCGGCAAGAACATCAGCGGCGACGGAATGGATCCTAACATTACGGGCCGTTATCCAACTCCTTACGCTCATGGCGGGCCGGACGTGAACAAAATGGCCGTGCTCGACCTGACGCATCAGACGGAAGGCAATGCAAACGGCGTTGGAACGGCGGATTTTACGACGCAGCGTCTCGTGGACAAGATGGATCTGGAGAAAACGTACGCAAACGGTCTGACTTCGACGGTTGTGGCGCCGACCAAGATAGCCACTACGCTTCCTAATGACCGTGAGACGATTCAGGCGTCGATTAAGACCTGCAATATTCTGCATTTTGACCAGGTGAAAATGGTGCGGATCAAAAACACGCTGGAGATTGGCGAGATTGAAGTCTCGGAAGCTCTCCTGGAATACGTGAAGCATCATCCGCGCATGGAAGTTGTAAAGGATTTGTATGACCTTGATTTCAATATCGATGGAAACTTGTTCTAGATCAGAGTCAAAGGGGATAGAAGAGATATGACGACTAACTTATTTGATTTGACGGGGAAAACAGCGGTTGTAATTGGCGGTAACAGCGTACTTGGTTCTTACATGGCAGCAGGTCTTGCCGCTCACGGCGCTCATGTTGCGATTGTTGGACGGAATCTCGAAAAGGCACAGGATGTGGTAGACTCCATTATCAGCGATGGCGGCAGCGCAAAGGCGTTCCAGGCTGATGTATTGTCGAAGGAATCGCTGCTTAAGGTACAGTCGGAAATTGAAGCATGGAGAGGCGGATGCGACATTCTGCTGAATGCTCCGGGTAAAAACAGCCCAACTCCATTCTTCGAGCTGGAAATGGAAGAGTGGGATGACATTATGGACGTCAACCTGAAAGGGATCGTGCTGACCTGCCAAATCTTCGCGAAGCGGATGATCGAGCAGCAGCGGACGGGCAGCATTATTAACATTTCGTCCGTATCTTCAACAACTCCGTTATCCAAAGTATTCACTTATTCGGTATCCAAGGCCGGTCTTAACAGCGTTACGCAATTTCTCGCCCGCGAATTCGCGGAGCAAGGCATCCGGGTTAATGCCATTATTCCGGGGTTCTTCCCGGCTGAACAGAACCGTAAAATATTAAGCGAGGAACGAGTTGCTTCCATCATGCGTCATACGCCGATGAACCGGTTCGGAACGCCGGAGGAGCTTCAAGGCGCAGCGGTATGGCTGGCTTCGGAGAAAGCATCGGGCTTCGTAACAGGAACATTGATCCGCGTGGACGGCGGTTTCGGCAGCATGACGATCTAGAGAGGGGAATGGAAGTGCCAACTGAAAAATATGTTGCCCTGCAGGACATTCTTCGCGAGATGGGATCGGTTGTGGTTGCTTTTTCCGGAGGGGTGGACAGTACCTTTCTGTTAAAAGCGGCGGTGGAGACGCTTGGAACGGGGAACGTGCTTGCCGTCACGGCCGATTCGGAGACTTATCCGACAAGCGAGCTGGAAGAGGCCAAGAAGCTGGCGAAGCAAATCCGCG
This region of Paenibacillus sp. JDR-2 genomic DNA includes:
- a CDS encoding SDR family oxidoreductase, yielding MTTNLFDLTGKTAVVIGGNSVLGSYMAAGLAAHGAHVAIVGRNLEKAQDVVDSIISDGGSAKAFQADVLSKESLLKVQSEIEAWRGGCDILLNAPGKNSPTPFFELEMEEWDDIMDVNLKGIVLTCQIFAKRMIEQQRTGSIINISSVSSTTPLSKVFTYSVSKAGLNSVTQFLAREFAEQGIRVNAIIPGFFPAEQNRKILSEERVASIMRHTPMNRFGTPEELQGAAVWLASEKASGFVTGTLIRVDGGFGSMTI
- a CDS encoding lactate racemase domain-containing protein; this encodes MGILQDLVKDIPIPRMAKVKVNFDDAKIEDIASELLPKLQREQITSRVKPGMEIAIAVGSRGLDRLVEITAVTVKFLKDAGAKPFIVPSMGSHGGATAEGQREVLAHLGVTEETAGCEIRSSMGVVQLGELPNGLPVYLDKFAAAADGIVVINRVKPHTAFRGNVESGIMKMISIGLGKQRGAEACHQLGFKYMAENVPAMAKLIMEQKPVLFGVASIENAFDKVRFIETLTPDEIVEREPQFLAQAKELLPKLFFDQLDVLIIDQIGKNISGDGMDPNITGRYPTPYAHGGPDVNKMAVLDLTHQTEGNANGVGTADFTTQRLVDKMDLEKTYANGLTSTVVAPTKIATTLPNDRETIQASIKTCNILHFDQVKMVRIKNTLEIGEIEVSEALLEYVKHHPRMEVVKDLYDLDFNIDGNLF